One window of Suricata suricatta isolate VVHF042 chromosome 6, meerkat_22Aug2017_6uvM2_HiC, whole genome shotgun sequence genomic DNA carries:
- the BTNL9 gene encoding butyrophilin-like protein 9, which translates to MRHKNPADQCYKTKMRCGKLQTELDWRRAEGQAEWRAAQQYAVDVTLDPASAHWSLEVSEDSKSVSSCATVSGPVGGDPQRFSEQTCVLSCERFSAGRHYWEVHVGRRSRWFLGVCLATVPRLGPMRLSPANGYWVMGLWNHCEYFVLDPHRIALTLRVPPRRVGIFLDWEAGKLSFFNVSDGSHIFTFTDTFSGTLCAYFRPRAHDGGEHPDPLTICPLLIRGTRHLEDDHDTWLQPYEPSDPTLGLW; encoded by the exons ATGAGGCATAAGAATCCTGCAGATCAGTGTTATAAGACTAAGATGAGGTGTG GGAAGCTTCAGACAGAGCTTG ACTGGAGAAGGGCTGAAGGCCAGGCTG AGTGGAGAGCAGCCCAACAATATGCAG TGGATGTAACCCTTGATCCGGCCTCAGCGCACTGGAGCCTGGAGGTCTCCGAGGATAGCAAGAGCGTGTCTTCCTGTGCAACAGTGTCCGGGCCTGTGGGGGGGGACCCGCAGCGGTTCTCTGAGCAGACGTGTGTGCTGAGCTGTGAGCGCTTCTCGGCTGGCCGTCACTACTGGGAAGTGCATGTGGGACGGCGCAGCCGCTGGTTCCTGGGTGTGTGTCTGGCTACAGTGCCTCGCTTGGGGCCTATGCGCCTAAGCCCAGCCAACGGCTACTGGGTGATGGGGCTGTGGAACCACTGTGAGTACTTCGTCCTGGACCCACACCGCATCGCCCTCACTCTGCGCGTACCGCCCCGGCGTGTGGGCATCTTCCTGGACTGGGAGGCAGGAAAACTGTCCTTCTTCAACGTGTCTGATGGCTCCCACATTTTCACCTTCACTGACACCTTCTCAGGGACGCTTTGTGCGTATTTCAGGCCCAGAGCTCATGACGGTGGCGAACACCCGGATCCCCTCACCATCTGCCCATTACTTATTAGAGGGACACGACATCTGGAAGATGACCATGACACCTGGTTACAGCCCTATGAACCCTCAGATCCCACCCTGGGCCTGTGGTGA